In one Salipiger abyssi genomic region, the following are encoded:
- a CDS encoding glutamine amidotransferase, with protein sequence MTGQIVFDPLLPWPLIWAFAAVALAGVVLALWRGLTGWPLRFFAGFVLVAALAQPSFQEEDRAPLSDIVLMVVDKSASQRLADRLEVTEDAAATLEARIAARPNTELRRIEVGDGEGDTGTQLMTALSSAMAEEPRGRIAGVFLLSDGRLHDLDRAPTLPAPMHLLMTGRDEDWDRRLIVKNAPAFAILGEPVTLTLRIEDDGAAPEAANTALDISVDGGEPQSFTVPIGEDVDLPIELPHGGLNVIRFSTPEGEGELTDRNNAALVQINGVRDRLRVLLVSGEPHAGGRTWRNLLKSDSSVDLVHFTILRPPEKQDGVPVTELSLIAFPTRELFLEKIEDFDLIIFDRYKRRGILPAIYLDNVRNYVEQGGAVLVAAGPDFASADSIYRSPLSEILPAEPTARVIDQGYRPKVTDLGQRHPVTAGLTGAETWGRWLRQIELEPLEGDVVMSGVDDRPLLILDRVGEGRVALLASDQAWLWSRGYEGGGPQLDLLRRLAHWMMKEPELEEEALWAEATGQSMRIIRRTLGESVGSVTVTRPDGETEEVTLEEVSPGRYEALYEGPEIGLYRLQNDEEEAVIGLGPAAPREFEQTIASGEALEPVIDTMRGGVMRLEEGLPSIRPVGAGRPAAGRGWIGITPREAYETMDVRNIPLLPAWLTLLLASGFIIGAWLREGRR encoded by the coding sequence ATGACCGGGCAGATCGTTTTCGACCCGCTGCTGCCCTGGCCGCTGATCTGGGCATTCGCTGCCGTGGCGCTGGCCGGAGTCGTGCTGGCGCTCTGGCGCGGGCTGACCGGCTGGCCGCTGCGGTTCTTTGCCGGCTTCGTGCTGGTCGCGGCGCTGGCCCAGCCCAGCTTTCAGGAAGAGGATCGCGCGCCGCTCTCGGATATCGTGCTGATGGTGGTGGACAAGAGCGCCTCGCAGCGCCTCGCCGACCGGCTGGAGGTGACCGAGGACGCGGCGGCGACGCTTGAAGCGCGCATCGCCGCCCGCCCCAATACCGAACTGCGCCGGATCGAGGTCGGCGACGGCGAGGGCGACACCGGCACCCAGCTGATGACGGCGCTGTCCTCGGCCATGGCCGAGGAACCGCGTGGTCGCATCGCCGGGGTGTTCCTGCTCTCGGACGGGCGGCTGCACGATCTCGACCGCGCGCCGACCCTGCCCGCGCCGATGCATCTGCTGATGACCGGACGGGATGAGGACTGGGACCGTCGGCTGATTGTGAAAAACGCGCCCGCCTTTGCCATTCTCGGCGAGCCGGTCACCCTGACCCTGCGGATCGAGGACGATGGCGCCGCGCCCGAGGCCGCGAATACCGCGCTCGACATCTCCGTCGATGGCGGCGAGCCGCAGAGCTTTACCGTGCCCATCGGCGAGGATGTGGATCTGCCGATCGAGCTGCCGCATGGCGGGCTGAACGTGATCCGCTTTTCCACCCCCGAGGGCGAGGGCGAGCTCACCGACCGCAACAACGCGGCGCTGGTGCAGATCAACGGCGTGCGCGACCGGCTGCGCGTGCTCCTGGTCTCGGGCGAGCCGCATGCGGGCGGGCGCACCTGGCGCAACCTGCTGAAATCCGACAGCTCGGTCGATCTGGTGCATTTCACCATCCTGCGCCCGCCCGAGAAACAGGACGGCGTGCCGGTGACGGAACTGTCGCTCATCGCCTTCCCGACGCGCGAGCTGTTTCTGGAGAAGATCGAGGATTTCGACCTGATCATCTTCGACCGCTACAAGCGGCGCGGCATCCTGCCGGCGATCTATCTCGACAATGTGCGCAACTATGTCGAACAGGGCGGTGCCGTGCTGGTCGCCGCCGGGCCGGATTTCGCCAGCGCCGATTCCATCTATCGCTCGCCCCTGTCAGAGATCCTGCCCGCCGAGCCCACCGCCCGGGTGATCGACCAGGGCTATCGGCCCAAGGTCACCGATCTGGGCCAGCGCCACCCGGTCACCGCCGGGCTGACCGGTGCCGAGACCTGGGGCCGCTGGCTGCGCCAGATCGAGCTGGAACCGCTGGAGGGCGATGTGGTCATGTCCGGCGTCGACGACAGGCCGCTCCTGATCCTCGACCGGGTCGGCGAGGGTCGCGTGGCGCTGCTCGCCTCGGATCAGGCCTGGCTCTGGTCGCGCGGCTACGAGGGCGGCGGGCCGCAGCTCGACCTGCTGCGGCGGCTGGCGCATTGGATGATGAAGGAGCCGGAGCTGGAGGAAGAGGCGCTCTGGGCCGAGGCCACCGGGCAGAGCATGCGCATCATCCGCCGCACCTTGGGCGAAAGCGTCGGCAGCGTGACGGTGACGCGGCCCGATGGCGAGACCGAGGAGGTGACGCTGGAAGAGGTGTCGCCGGGCCGCTACGAAGCGCTCTATGAGGGCCCCGAGATCGGGCTTTACCGGCTGCAAAACGATGAGGAAGAGGCGGTGATCGGCCTCGGCCCCGCCGCCCCGCGCGAATTCGAGCAGACCATCGCCAGCGGCGAAGCGCTGGAGCCGGTGATCGATACGATGCGCGGCGGGGTGATGCGGCTGGAAGAGGGGCTACCCAGCATCCGCCCGGTCGGCGCGGGCCGGCCCGCCGCCGGGCGCGGCTGGATCGGGATCACCCCGCGCGAAGCCTATGAGACCATGGATGTGCGGAACATTCCGCTGCTGCCGGCCTGGCTGACCCTGCTGCTTGCGTCGGGCTTCATCATCGGCGCCTGGCTGCGCGAGGGGCGGCGTTAG
- a CDS encoding C40 family peptidase, with protein MTDRRRRPANDRVVARAHATAFPELTPVEPEPCYIAQPVVDLSLSPGGRRDRQLRYGDAFDLLERREGHAFGHAPGADYAGWVPAEALEPATARGAPSHKVCVRQTHAYSAPDFKSPERRALSHLSALAAGRCEGRFTETELGWVPTVHLSSQTESDPVAVAARYLGTPYLWGGNSGFGIDCSGLVQAGLAACGIACPGDSDLQEAELGETLPAGTEPRRGDLLFWKGHVALVSDPQTLLHANVFHMAVAYEPLGAAIARIAEQGDGPVTRHARLG; from the coding sequence GTGACCGACCGCCGTCGCAGACCGGCCAATGACCGGGTCGTGGCGCGCGCGCATGCCACCGCCTTCCCGGAGCTGACACCGGTCGAGCCCGAGCCCTGTTACATCGCTCAGCCGGTGGTTGATCTCAGCCTCTCGCCCGGTGGCCGTCGCGACCGGCAGCTGCGCTATGGCGATGCGTTCGATCTTCTGGAGCGCCGCGAGGGCCATGCCTTCGGTCATGCGCCGGGGGCGGATTATGCGGGCTGGGTGCCGGCAGAGGCGCTGGAGCCCGCCACCGCGCGGGGCGCGCCGAGCCACAAGGTCTGTGTGCGCCAGACCCACGCCTATAGCGCGCCGGATTTCAAATCCCCGGAGCGGCGGGCGCTGAGCCATCTCTCCGCTCTCGCCGCCGGACGCTGCGAGGGGCGCTTCACCGAGACCGAACTGGGCTGGGTGCCGACTGTACATCTCTCGTCGCAGACCGAGAGTGACCCGGTTGCGGTGGCGGCGCGCTATCTCGGCACGCCCTATCTCTGGGGCGGGAATTCCGGCTTTGGCATCGACTGCTCTGGGCTGGTGCAGGCGGGTCTTGCCGCCTGCGGCATTGCCTGTCCCGGCGACAGCGATCTTCAGGAGGCGGAGCTGGGAGAGACGCTGCCCGCCGGAACTGAGCCCCGGCGCGGCGATCTGCTGTTCTGGAAGGGCCATGTCGCCCTTGTCTCGGATCCACAGACGCTGCTGCACGCCAATGTGTTTCACATGGCGGTGGCCTATGAGCCGCTCGGTGCCGCGATTGCGCGGATCGCCGAGCAGGGCGACGGGCCGGTCACACGGCACGCGCGGCTGGGTTAG
- a CDS encoding leucyl aminopeptidase family protein, with product MSFRFAAPDAQALPLHLVETDGLEGWLAGQPDSVRGWVETSGFAGAIGEALLLPGEAGQPVAALAGYGSAAARRRTRFALAAAVAKLGGGTFRIASGLPVGKAEEEALGWLLAGYRFTRYAGSEGKTARLVAPDGIDAEKVEILAAAEALTRDLVNTPASDMGPQELEDAARALAKEFSAGIEVVSGAALEEGFPMIHAVGRASPRAPRLIDLRWGSAGPSLTLVGKGVCFDTGGLNLKPGSSMGLMKKDMGGAANVLGLARAIMALGLKLRLRVLIPAVENSVSGNAFRPQDILTSRKGLTVEINNTDAEGRLVLADALALADEETPDLIVSMATLTGAARVAVGPDLAPFYTDDEPLAAALSAAGTAAADPLWRMPFWEPYEARIEPGIADLDNAPAGGMAGSITAALFLRRFVTETPRYAHFDIYAWQPSPAPARPKGGLGQGPRAILGALPQALGL from the coding sequence ATGTCATTCCGTTTCGCCGCACCCGACGCGCAGGCGCTGCCGCTGCATCTCGTCGAAACGGATGGGCTGGAGGGCTGGCTTGCCGGCCAGCCGGACTCCGTCCGCGGCTGGGTCGAGACCAGCGGTTTTGCCGGCGCCATAGGCGAGGCGCTGCTGCTGCCGGGCGAGGCCGGGCAGCCGGTCGCGGCGCTTGCCGGCTATGGCAGCGCCGCTGCCCGCCGCCGCACCCGCTTCGCGCTCGCCGCCGCCGTGGCAAAGCTGGGCGGCGGCACGTTCCGCATCGCCTCGGGCCTGCCCGTAGGCAAGGCCGAAGAAGAGGCGCTGGGCTGGCTGCTCGCGGGTTACCGCTTCACCCGCTACGCCGGCAGCGAGGGCAAGACCGCCCGGCTCGTCGCGCCGGATGGCATTGACGCGGAAAAGGTCGAGATCCTCGCCGCCGCCGAGGCGCTGACCCGCGATCTGGTCAACACGCCCGCCTCCGACATGGGTCCGCAGGAACTGGAGGACGCGGCGCGCGCGCTGGCCAAAGAGTTCTCCGCCGGGATCGAGGTGGTGTCCGGCGCGGCGCTGGAAGAGGGCTTTCCGATGATCCACGCGGTGGGTCGCGCCAGCCCGCGCGCGCCGCGGCTGATAGACCTGCGCTGGGGCAGCGCGGGGCCGAGCCTCACGCTGGTCGGCAAGGGGGTCTGTTTCGACACAGGCGGGCTCAACCTCAAGCCGGGCAGCTCCATGGGGCTGATGAAGAAGGATATGGGCGGCGCGGCCAATGTGCTGGGCCTCGCTCGCGCCATCATGGCGCTGGGGTTGAAGCTGCGGCTGCGCGTGCTGATCCCGGCGGTGGAGAACAGCGTGTCAGGCAATGCCTTCCGCCCGCAGGATATTCTCACCTCGCGCAAGGGGCTGACGGTGGAGATCAACAACACCGATGCCGAGGGCCGGCTGGTGCTGGCCGACGCGCTGGCGCTGGCCGATGAGGAGACGCCCGACCTGATCGTCTCCATGGCGACGCTCACCGGCGCCGCGCGGGTGGCCGTGGGCCCGGATCTGGCGCCGTTCTACACCGATGACGAGCCGCTCGCGGCGGCGCTCTCGGCGGCGGGCACCGCGGCGGCGGATCCGCTCTGGCGGATGCCGTTCTGGGAGCCTTACGAGGCCCGGATCGAGCCGGGGATCGCTGATCTCGACAATGCCCCGGCGGGGGGCATGGCGGGCTCGATCACCGCCGCGCTCTTCCTGCGCCGCTTCGTGACGGAGACGCCGCGCTACGCGCATTTCGACATTTACGCCTGGCAGCCGAGCCCGGCGCCCGCGCGGCCCAAGGGCGGGCTGGGGCAGGGCCCGCGCGCCATTCTCGGCGCGCTGCCGCAGGCGCTGGGGCTGTGA
- a CDS encoding carbonic anhydrase gives MQAAKPLPQYLVQRFQGWKATSYSSNHAWFRRLASEGQHPRAMVISCCDSRVHVTSIFGADTGEFFIHRNIANLVPPYEPDGDHHGTSAAVEYAVTALKVAHIIVMGHSSCGGVQGCLDMCSGKAPALEEKSSFVGRWMDILRPGYEKVKDLPEDKVSKALEHQAVLTSLGNLMSFPFVREAVEAEEMSLHGVWHEIGKGELEVYDPKAGGFVAV, from the coding sequence ATGCAGGCCGCAAAACCGCTACCGCAATATCTCGTCCAGCGTTTTCAGGGCTGGAAGGCCACGAGCTATAGCTCAAACCATGCCTGGTTCAGGCGGCTGGCATCGGAGGGGCAGCATCCCCGCGCGATGGTGATTTCCTGCTGCGACAGCCGGGTGCACGTGACCTCGATTTTCGGCGCGGATACCGGCGAGTTCTTCATCCACCGCAATATCGCCAACCTTGTGCCGCCCTACGAGCCCGATGGCGATCACCACGGCACCTCGGCGGCGGTGGAATACGCGGTCACCGCGCTGAAGGTCGCGCATATCATCGTCATGGGCCACTCCAGCTGTGGCGGCGTACAGGGCTGCCTCGACATGTGCTCCGGCAAGGCGCCGGCGCTGGAAGAGAAATCGAGCTTTGTCGGGCGCTGGATGGATATTCTCCGGCCAGGCTACGAGAAGGTCAAGGATCTGCCGGAGGACAAGGTCTCGAAGGCGCTCGAGCATCAGGCGGTGCTGACCTCGCTGGGCAATCTGATGAGCTTTCCCTTCGTGCGCGAGGCCGTCGAAGCCGAAGAGATGAGCCTGCACGGCGTCTGGCATGAGATCGGCAAGGGCGAGCTCGAGGTCTACGACCCCAAGGCCGGGGGCTTCGTCGCGGTCTGA
- a CDS encoding aspartate-semialdehyde dehydrogenase produces the protein MGYKVVVAGATGNVGREMLNILAEREFPVDEIAVLASRKSLGTEVSFGDKTLKTQDLDTFDFTGWDMALFAVGSEPTKKYAPKAAAAGCVVIDNSSLYRYDPDVPLVVPEVNADAVLGYSKKNIIANPNCSTAQMVVALKPLHDRAKIKRVVVSTYQSVSGAGKEGMDELWDQTKAVYNPVSEVPPKKFQKQIAFNVIPHIDVFMEDGSTKEEWKMVAETKKIVDPSIKVTATCVRVPVFVGHAESINIETEDFLDEDEARDILREAPGIMVIDKREAGGYATPVECVGDYATFVSRIRQDSTIENGLNLWCVSDNLRKGAALNAVQIAEALGQKVLKKG, from the coding sequence ATGGGCTATAAGGTCGTTGTCGCCGGTGCCACGGGAAACGTGGGCCGAGAAATGCTGAACATCCTCGCCGAGCGCGAGTTTCCGGTGGATGAGATCGCGGTGCTGGCATCGCGAAAATCGCTCGGCACCGAAGTGAGCTTTGGTGACAAGACACTCAAGACCCAGGATCTCGACACGTTCGATTTCACCGGCTGGGACATGGCACTGTTTGCGGTGGGCTCCGAGCCGACGAAGAAATATGCGCCCAAGGCGGCGGCTGCCGGCTGCGTGGTGATCGACAACTCGTCGCTCTACCGCTACGATCCCGATGTGCCGCTGGTGGTGCCCGAGGTGAATGCCGACGCGGTTCTGGGCTATTCGAAGAAGAACATCATCGCCAACCCCAACTGCTCGACCGCGCAGATGGTCGTGGCGCTGAAACCGCTGCATGATCGTGCCAAGATCAAGCGCGTCGTCGTCTCGACCTATCAGTCCGTCTCCGGCGCCGGCAAAGAAGGCATGGACGAGCTCTGGGATCAGACCAAGGCGGTCTATAACCCGGTCTCTGAAGTGCCGCCGAAGAAGTTCCAGAAGCAGATCGCCTTCAACGTCATTCCGCATATCGACGTCTTCATGGAAGACGGTTCGACCAAGGAAGAATGGAAGATGGTCGCCGAGACCAAGAAGATCGTCGATCCCTCGATCAAGGTCACGGCAACCTGCGTGCGGGTGCCGGTCTTTGTCGGCCATGCGGAGTCGATCAATATCGAGACCGAGGATTTCCTCGACGAGGACGAGGCCCGCGACATCCTGCGCGAGGCGCCGGGTATCATGGTGATCGACAAGCGCGAAGCCGGCGGCTACGCGACGCCGGTGGAATGCGTGGGCGACTACGCCACCTTCGTCAGCCGGATCCGCCAGGATTCGACCATCGAAAACGGTCTCAACCTGTGGTGCGTCTCCGACAACCTGCGCAAGGGGGCAGCGCTGAACGCGGTGCAGATCGCCGAAGCGCTCGGGCAGAAAGTGCTGAAAAAGGGCTGA
- a CDS encoding polysaccharide biosynthesis protein, translating to MFYRFVTSLTRAQKQILFMLMDAGMIGIAMFSALALNAAVNPNLPLILTLLPLIGALVVVGGYASWKLGLPQIKLNAYDTRGITRTAAFAATCGIVGVALDGILAPPLSLAVYFNFTLLLLVICASWRILLRYVTFEIYRRGQNRMRVLIYGAGQTGQQLAAALRQDNAIEPVAFVDDNPTLQSQLISGLRVHAPSAIKDLIARKGIDRVVLAMPSISQPQLARIAHRLRAIGCEVHALPSFAELVGEGELRKRVSPVSLDDLLGRNRLESELPGVSHAYSGRRIMITGAGGSIGSELCRQLIACKPDCVVLVDHSELGLYSIDKELRDLSEGLTIVPVLGSVLDEKKMSDLMAEHRIEVVLHAAAYKHLPLVECNVLSGLNNNVIGTKILAEAAREAGVERFILVSSDKAVRPTNVMGASKRLAELIVQDLATRSTSTRFSMVRFGNVLGSSGSVIPLFEEQIARGGPVTLTDRKVTRYFMTISEAARLVLLAGSFARGGDVFVLDMGDPVPIEKLARQMIEGAGYSVKNAANPEGDIEIEVTGLRKGEKLHEELLISSDMLTTPHHKIMRAQESYLSEFEIATALKDLRNAITGLDEDMARAVIARWVERGEKVPQSEEMQSV from the coding sequence ATGTTCTACAGGTTCGTCACATCTTTGACGCGAGCGCAGAAGCAGATTCTTTTCATGCTGATGGATGCCGGCATGATCGGGATCGCAATGTTCTCGGCGCTCGCCCTGAATGCCGCCGTCAATCCGAACCTGCCGCTCATCCTGACCCTTCTGCCGCTGATCGGCGCGCTGGTCGTCGTGGGCGGCTATGCATCATGGAAACTCGGCCTCCCGCAAATAAAGCTCAATGCCTATGACACGCGCGGGATCACCCGGACCGCCGCTTTTGCCGCGACTTGTGGCATCGTGGGCGTGGCGCTCGACGGGATTCTGGCACCGCCGCTGTCGCTCGCGGTCTATTTCAACTTTACCCTGCTGCTTCTGGTCATTTGCGCAAGCTGGCGTATCCTGCTGCGCTACGTCACCTTCGAAATCTATCGGCGCGGCCAGAACCGTATGCGGGTGCTGATCTATGGCGCCGGACAGACCGGACAGCAGCTCGCCGCTGCGCTGCGCCAGGACAACGCCATCGAACCTGTCGCTTTCGTAGACGACAATCCCACCCTGCAAAGCCAGCTGATCTCAGGGCTCCGGGTACATGCGCCCTCGGCCATCAAAGATCTCATTGCCCGCAAAGGCATCGACCGCGTCGTACTCGCGATGCCCTCGATCAGCCAGCCGCAACTGGCACGAATCGCGCACCGGCTGCGCGCCATCGGCTGCGAGGTTCACGCGCTGCCCTCCTTCGCGGAACTGGTTGGCGAAGGCGAGCTGCGCAAGCGCGTCTCGCCGGTCTCGCTCGACGATCTGCTCGGGCGCAACCGTCTGGAATCCGAGCTGCCGGGCGTCAGCCATGCCTATTCCGGGCGCCGCATCATGATCACCGGCGCCGGCGGCTCCATCGGATCCGAGCTGTGCCGTCAGCTCATCGCCTGCAAGCCCGACTGCGTCGTCCTGGTCGATCACTCCGAACTCGGTCTCTACAGCATCGACAAGGAATTGCGCGACCTCTCCGAAGGGCTGACCATCGTCCCGGTTCTGGGCTCCGTGCTCGACGAAAAGAAGATGTCCGACCTGATGGCGGAACACCGGATCGAGGTGGTTCTGCACGCCGCCGCCTACAAGCACCTGCCGCTGGTCGAATGCAATGTGCTCTCCGGCCTCAACAACAACGTCATCGGCACCAAGATCCTGGCGGAAGCGGCGCGCGAGGCCGGGGTCGAGCGGTTCATCCTGGTGTCGTCCGACAAGGCCGTGCGCCCGACCAATGTCATGGGCGCCTCCAAGCGCCTCGCCGAGCTGATCGTGCAGGATCTCGCGACGCGCAGCACCAGCACCCGCTTTTCCATGGTGCGCTTTGGCAATGTGCTCGGCTCGTCCGGCTCGGTGATCCCGCTCTTCGAAGAGCAGATCGCCCGCGGCGGGCCGGTCACCCTGACCGACCGGAAGGTCACGCGCTATTTCATGACCATCTCCGAAGCCGCCCGTCTGGTGCTGCTGGCCGGCTCCTTCGCGCGCGGCGGCGATGTCTTCGTTCTCGACATGGGCGACCCGGTGCCGATCGAGAAGCTTGCCCGCCAGATGATCGAGGGCGCCGGTTATTCGGTCAAGAACGCCGCCAATCCCGAGGGCGATATCGAGATAGAGGTCACCGGGCTGCGCAAGGGCGAGAAACTCCATGAAGAGCTGCTGATCTCCTCCGACATGCTGACCACGCCGCATCACAAGATCATGCGGGCGCAGGAAAGCTACCTGTCGGAGTTCGAGATCGCCACCGCCCTGAAGGATCTGCGCAACGCGATCACCGGGCTCGACGAGGACATGGCCCGCGCGGTCATTGCGCGCTGGGTCGAGCGCGGCGAGAAAGTGCCGCAGAGCGAGGAAATGCAAAGCGTCTGA
- a CDS encoding LOG family protein, translated as MNDDRHSIFRDAGRDRETAEQIPDTPQTRAPSYRLAFADESFLCRDELRPVRLQLELLKPQMILDERQIDSTVVLFGGARIPSPAEKHKARTQTLADLSHFYDEARLFARRMTEKSVASGNREFVVATGGGPGVMEAGNLGAEEAGGVSIGLNIVLPHEQAPNTYVTPDLCFNFHYFAIRKMHFLMRARAICVFPGGFGTLDELFEALTLIQTGRMNRVPFLLFGRAFWEKIIDWAALEDAGTISPEDLDLFRFVESAEDAAAIIEEWGPAPARDDIPGR; from the coding sequence ATGAACGACGACCGCCATTCCATCTTTCGCGATGCCGGGCGCGACCGCGAAACCGCCGAACAGATTCCCGACACGCCGCAGACCCGCGCGCCCTCTTACCGGCTGGCCTTTGCCGACGAGTCGTTCCTGTGCCGTGACGAGCTGCGCCCGGTGCGGTTGCAGCTTGAACTGCTCAAACCGCAGATGATCCTGGACGAGCGGCAGATCGATTCCACCGTCGTGCTGTTCGGCGGCGCGCGCATCCCGTCTCCGGCGGAAAAGCACAAGGCGCGCACGCAGACACTGGCTGATCTGTCGCATTTCTACGATGAGGCGCGGCTTTTTGCCCGCAGGATGACCGAGAAATCCGTTGCCTCGGGCAATCGCGAATTTGTCGTCGCCACAGGCGGCGGCCCCGGTGTGATGGAGGCGGGCAACCTCGGTGCGGAAGAGGCGGGGGGCGTCTCCATCGGGCTCAATATCGTGCTGCCGCACGAACAGGCGCCCAACACCTATGTAACGCCGGACCTGTGCTTCAACTTCCACTATTTCGCGATCCGCAAGATGCATTTCCTGATGCGGGCGCGGGCGATCTGCGTCTTTCCCGGCGGGTTCGGTACGCTGGACGAGCTGTTCGAGGCGCTGACGCTGATTCAGACCGGCCGCATGAACCGCGTGCCCTTCCTGCTCTTCGGCCGCGCCTTCTGGGAAAAGATCATCGACTGGGCGGCGCTGGAGGATGCGGGCACGATCAGCCCCGAGGATCTCGACCTCTTCCGCTTTGTCGAAAGCGCAGAGGACGCGGCGGCGATCATCGAGGAATGGGGCCCGGCCCCGGCGCGCGACGATATCCCCGGACGCTGA
- a CDS encoding threonine/serine dehydratase, translating into MNWKPEIDAAAARIDGHAQVTPVMTSATLWSQPVALKLEQLQHTGSFKTRGAFNTLLSSEVPAAGVVAASGGNHGAAVAYAATRLGHKAQIFVPEIAGPAKIALIEQTGAALTVVPGEYANAAEAAEAHEAETGAMQIHPYDRPATVAGQGTLMREWEAQGLEADTVLIAVGGGGLIAGALAWLQGARKVVGVEPERSRALNAALEAGKPVDVEVAGVAANALGARRIGSICFDLAQDHLGGSVLVSDEAITEAQHALWRAHRLLVEPSGACALAALRSGAYVPAPGERVAVLVCGGNIAPDPLA; encoded by the coding sequence ATGAACTGGAAACCCGAGATCGACGCCGCCGCCGCCCGGATCGACGGCCATGCACAGGTGACCCCCGTCATGACCAGCGCGACGCTCTGGAGCCAGCCCGTCGCGCTGAAGCTGGAGCAGCTCCAGCATACCGGCAGTTTCAAGACGCGCGGGGCATTCAACACGCTGCTGTCCTCGGAGGTGCCCGCGGCGGGCGTGGTCGCGGCATCGGGCGGCAATCACGGCGCGGCAGTGGCCTATGCGGCGACCCGGCTGGGCCACAAGGCGCAGATCTTCGTGCCCGAGATCGCCGGCCCGGCAAAGATCGCGCTGATCGAGCAGACCGGCGCGGCGCTGACCGTGGTGCCCGGAGAATACGCCAATGCCGCCGAGGCGGCGGAGGCCCATGAGGCCGAGACCGGCGCCATGCAGATCCACCCCTATGACCGGCCTGCGACGGTTGCCGGACAGGGCACTTTGATGCGCGAATGGGAGGCCCAGGGGCTCGAGGCGGATACGGTGCTGATCGCCGTGGGCGGCGGCGGGCTGATCGCCGGCGCGCTGGCCTGGCTTCAGGGCGCGCGCAAGGTCGTGGGTGTCGAGCCGGAGCGCTCGCGGGCGCTGAACGCGGCGCTGGAGGCCGGCAAGCCGGTGGATGTTGAGGTCGCCGGCGTGGCGGCCAACGCGCTGGGGGCGCGGCGGATCGGATCGATCTGCTTCGATCTCGCGCAGGATCATCTCGGCGGCTCCGTGCTGGTCAGCGACGAGGCGATCACCGAGGCCCAGCACGCGCTCTGGCGGGCGCACAGGCTGCTCGTGGAACCCTCCGGCGCCTGTGCGCTGGCGGCGCTGCGCTCCGGCGCCTATGTGCCAGCGCCCGGCGAGCGCGTGGCGGTGCTGGTCTGCGGCGGCAATATCGCTCCCGATCCGCTCGCCTGA